One window of the Daphnia magna isolate NIES unplaced genomic scaffold, ASM2063170v1.1 Dm_contigs096, whole genome shotgun sequence genome contains the following:
- the LOC123477587 gene encoding unc-112-related protein-like isoform X2 — translation MISDGHLVGDGSWELKVLVTDLAVERCLRVKGDLHIGGVMLRLVEELDIAADWSDHALWWPTRNCWLSRTRSTLDQYGVQADALLHFTPMHKTLRVQLPDLRYLDCRVDFSVKTFNAVVTLCKELGIRHPEELSFAKPLESDDLRYNYRERESITSHKKRSAANTSADTNTFIGHHGNSTHSSNNSLDNIKATSGCTPVLPNTTINRSPAPVPTPISSPVNSGTWRKNSPYSTPASNGHNVTPSIFDLTANNSLNTTGNTSFSNMDMSLALSPATPSQEARSRLLRPKNLIERARLNVAWLDSSLSIMEQGVREYSTLLLRYKFYSFYDLNPKYDAVRINQIYEQAKWQLLNEEIDCTEEEMLMFGALQLQVNLQSARPQPLSETRDGDDDIDAALSDLQDTLEGTHVHSNTSDITSIPELSDYLRYMKPKRFTLKGFKRYWFVCKDLQLFAFKNKGDSGSGPTHQIPLRGCEVTPDVNLSQDKFGIRLEVPGPDGMSEMWIRCDSEAQYAKWMAACRLAAKGKTMADASYDAEVSSILAFLAMQKPAPAPAINPSSLDIQPDDYVAPRFIRKLKNKVSTRILEAHTNVKDLSLTEAKLNYIKAWQSLPEYGVSLFVVKFMNQRKEELLGVAFNRLMRMEMTTGDHIKTWRYNTMKAWNVNWEVKHMMVQFEEENVIFSCLSADCKVVHEFIGGYIFLSMRSKEANQTLNEELFHKLTGGWS, via the exons ATGATTTCCGACGGACATCTCGTCGGGGACGGGAGCTGGGAGCTGAAGGTATTGGTGACTGACTTGGCCGTCGAACGGTGTCTCCGGGTCAAAGGTGACCTACACATTGGCGGTGTTATGCTCCGTCTTGTCGAGGAATTAG ATATTGCTGCTGATTGGTCGGATCATGCGTTATGGTGGCCAACGCGAAACTGCTGGCTATCGAGGACCCGTTCGACGCTGGATCAGTATGGCGTCCAAGCGGATGCCTTATTGCATTTTACGCCCATGCACAAAACGCTCCGTGTTCAGCTGCCAGATCTACGCTATTTGGATTGTCGGGTCGATTTCAGCGTCAAAACGTTCAACGCGGTTGTCACGCTGTGCAAGGAACTCGGCATCAGACATCCGGAAGAATTGTCCTTTGCCAAACCCCTTGAATCGGATGATCTTCGCTACAATTATCGCGAACGTGAATCGATCACGTCGCACAAGAAACGCTCTGCAGCCAACACTTCGGCGGACACCAACACGTTCATCGGCCATCACGGCAATTCGACTCACAGTTCCAACAATAGTCTGGACAACATCAAGGCAACATCCGGATGCACGCCCGTACTACCCAACACGACCATCAATCGATCCCCGGCTCCTGTGCCCACGCCCATTAGCTCACCTGTTAAT TCGGGCACGTGGCGGAAGAATTCACCGTATTCAACTCCGGCTAGCAACGGCCATAATGTGACACCATCTATCTTTGATCTGACTGCCAACAACAGCCTCAACACGACGGGCAACACCAGTTTCTCCAATATGGATATGTCCCTGGCGCTCAGTCCGGCCACGCCCAGTCAGGAAGCGCGGTCCAGGCTTCTTCGGCCCAAAAACTTGATAGAACGTGCCCGCCTTAACGTGGC TTGGCTGGATTCTTCGTTGTCGATTATGGAACAAGGCGTGCGAGAATATAGCACGCTTCTGTTGCGCTACAAATTTTACTCGTTTTACGACCTGAATCCGAAATACGACGCCGTGCGCATCAACCAGATTTACGAACAGGCTAAATGGCAGTTACTCAACGAAGAGATCGATTGCACTGAAGAAGAGATGCTCATGTTTGGCGCTCTTCAGCTTCAAGTTAATTTGCAAAGTGCCCGCCCACAGCCTTTGAGCGAAACTCGTGACGGTGACGACGACATCGACGCTGCCCTCAGCGACCTCCAGGACACGCTGGAAGGGACGCACGTTCACAGCAATACCAGTGACATCACTTCCATACCAGAGTTATCAGATTACCTTCGTTACATGAA GCCCAAACGTTTCACCCTGAAAGGATTCAAACGTTACTGGTTCGTCTGTAAAGATTTACAGCTGTTTGCGTTCAAGAACAAAGGCGATTCAGGTTCTGGGCCAACGCATCAGATCCCATTACGAGGTTGCGAAGTCACGCCGGATGTCAATCTATCACAAGACAAATTTGGCATCCGGTTGGAAGTACCCGGGCCGGATGGCATGTCCGAAATGTGGATCCGGTGCGATTCC GAAGCGCAATACGCGAAATGGATGGCGGCCTGCCGTCTAGCGGCTAAAGGTAAAACAATGGCCGACGCATCGTACGATGCTGAAGTGAGCTCGATTCTGGCCTTCCTGGCGATGCAAAAACCCGCCCCGGCGCCGGCCATTAATCCGTCATCTCTTGACATCCAGCCAGATGACTATGTCGCACCTCGTTTCATCCGCAAACTCAAAAACAAG GTTTCGACACGGATCCTGGAAGCTCACACCAACGTCAAAGACTTGTCTTTAACCGAAGCTAAACTGAATTACATTAAAG cTTGGCAATCTTTACCCGAGTACGGTGTCTCGCTGTTTGTCGTGAAATTTATGAACCAGCGTAAAGAGGAGCTTCTGGGCGTGGCTTTTAATCGATTGATGAGGATGGAAATGACGACGGGCGATCACATCAAAACATGGCGTTACAACACAATGAAg GCGTGGAATGTCAACTGGGAAGTGAAGCACATGATGGTGCAGTTTGAAGAGGAGAATGTCATTTTTAGCTGTTTGTCAGCCGATTGCAAAGTGGTGCACGAATTCATCGGTGGTTACATTTTCCTGTCGATGCGTTCCAAAGAAGCCAATCAAACTCTCAATGAAGAGCTCTTCCACAAACTGACTGGCGGCTGGTCTTAA
- the LOC116930411 gene encoding putative transferase CAF17 homolog, mitochondrial, with product MWRCVQVVNLRALSARSVRLVHQQCVVNAQELKERGIVKVSGTDTGPFLQGLMTNDIRHLDEKNKYSMYCMFLNTQGRILYDAIIYSPDESGSYLIECDTECLQPLVKHLSMFRVRRKITVTVEEKMRPWVLFDQPPEDLSKEVILSKDPRVKELGWRVVIDSSKSVSQLIKNLCVEKTDRYTKLRYQLGIGEGHRDMPPGTCFPLEYNCDYLHGVSFHKGCYLGQELTARTYHTGVIRKRLMPVVFQQPPDLVHLETTVTDENGSRVGKLRGHLHGTIYGVGLLRIQQALSASQLKIGTNSINTHRPTWWPIEAPKDRTQLDSSSL from the coding sequence ATGTGGCGGTGTGTTCAAGTTGTCAATCTGAGAGCGCTGAGCGCTAGATCGGTACGACTTGTTCATCAGCAATGCGTCGTCAACGCTCAGGAACTAAAAGAAAGGGGTATCGTTAAAGTTTCTGGAACAGATACCGGCCCATTCCTTCAGGGTCTCATGACCAATGATATCAGACATTTGgatgaaaaaaacaagtacAGCATGTACTGCATGTTCCTTAATACACAAGGTAGAATTCTATATGATGCCATAATTTACTCCCCAGACGAATCAGGCAGTTACCTGATCGAGTGTGACACAGAATGTTTGCAACCTCTAGTCAAACATCTCTCCATGTTCAGAGTAAGAAGGAAGATTACAGTGACTgtggaagaaaaaatgaggCCTTGGGTGCTCTTTGATCAACCTCCTGAAGATCTGAGCAAAGAAGTTATCTTGTCCAAAGATCCTAGGGTTAAAGAACTGGGCTGGCGAGTTGTGATAGATTCCAGCAAAAGCGTTAGTCAACTGATCAAGAATCTCTGTGTTGAAAAAACAGATCGATATACCAAACTCAGATACCAACTTGGCATAGGAGAGGGCCATAGAGACATGCCTCCAGGCACATGTTTTCCGCTCGAATATAATTGTGATTACCTGCATGGCGTCAGTTTCCATAAAGGCTGCTACTTGGGCCAAGAACTTACAGCCAGAACATATCACACGGGTGTGATCAGGAAACGTCTGATGCCGGTTGTCTTCCAACAACCTCCCGACCTTGTCCATTTAGAAACTACCGTAACCGACGAAAATGGAAGCAGAGTGGGTAAACTGCGAGGACATCTTCATGGGACAATTTACGGTGTTGGCCTTTTACGAATTCAGCAAGCTCTGTCGGCTTCTCAGCTGAAAATTGGAACGAACTCAATCAACACTCACCGACCAACTTGGTGGCCTATAGAAGCGCCCAAAGACCGCACACAGCTCGACTCTAGCTCATTATAG
- the LOC123477588 gene encoding RNA-binding protein 34-like, whose protein sequence is MTHYEIGSVANFVSQKADESNKKTSLQKNQQVLDQLFASSNSTVNTIVANVPIPKETIKKVKKSKRQADQYAISNFPSIKKTKDVKELDEDEVEKILDPGPDDDDMDNEEEESEKPSRKLKKNELKNVKKYLENKGETKEDSDRVILVKNLPINIKRKTVHHFFAKFGKIDAVWLRCAALADPAMPKKVAVIKQEFHPNRQSISAFVRFQTKESAKQALSMTGCEFQERHIAVSLLSDANIKKQLSLGIFVGNLTFDIADEALWLHFEECGKISDVRVVRDRTNGMGKGFGYVNFESADSVELALKLDQSILNDRPIRVSRCKKNPKPFKTEEKSSGKEKENSKESGAYKRIKNKEMQEERKKGAGWITKMKKRNKESYHKAGKGNSFAGETTGADSIKVVKTGKAVKRNKEEHRKKVIAAKLAFVNKK, encoded by the exons ATGACACATTACGAGATTGGCTCGGTGGCCAATTTTGTCAGCCAAAAAGCGGATGAATCCAACAAAAAGACGTCGTTGCAGAAAAATCAGCAAGTTCTTGATCAACTTTTCGCTAGTTCAAATTCTACGGTAAACACAATCGTAGCTAACGTCCCTATACCCAAAGAGACTATCAAAAAGGTGAAAAAGAGCAAAAGACAGGCTGACCAATATGCCATATCAAATTTTCCAagtataaagaaaacaaaagatgtcAAAGAACTGGATGAAGATGAGGTAGAAAAAATATTAGATCCTGGGCCAGATGATGACGACATGGAcaatgaagaggaagaatcTGAAAAACCTAGcagaaaactgaaaaaaaatgaacttaaGAATGTAAAAAAGTACTTGGAAAACAAAGGAGAAACTAAGGAAGATAGTGATAGGGTGATTCTTGTGAAAAACTTGCCCATCAATATTAAAAGGAAAACTGTACATCacttttttgccaaatttgggaaaattgatgctgtttgGCTGAGGTGTGCTGCGTTAGCTGATCCTGCAATGCCAAAAAAGGTGGCTGTTATCAAACAAGAATTTCACCCAAATCGGCAATCCATTTCAGCTTTCGTCCGATTCCAGACGAAAGAATCAGCCAAACAAGCTCTTTCAATGACGGGTTGCGAGTTTCAAGAACGTCACATTGCTGTGAGCCTCCTCTCAGATgccaatataaaaaaacagcTTAGCCTTGGAATCTTTGTAGGCAATCTCACCTTTGATATTGCGGATGAAGCACTCTGGCTTCATTTTGAAGAATGTGGTAAAATTAGTGACGTCCGAGTTGTCCGTGATCGAACCAATGGAATGGGCAAGGGATTTGGCTATGTCAATTTCGAA AGTGCCGACTCAGTGGAATTAGCGTTGAAGCTAGACCAGTCAATCTTAAACGACCGGCCTATTCGAGTATCACGATGCAAGAAGAACCCAAAACCTTTTAAAACCGAAGAAAAATCTTCGggcaaagagaaagaaaatagcAAAGAATCAGGTGCCTATAAAcggattaaaaataaagaaatgcaAGAAGAACGAAAGAAAGGTGCCGGttggatcacgaaaatgaAGAAACGCAATAAGGAATCGTATCACAAGGCAGGCAAAGGGAATTCGTTTGCCGGTGAAACGACTGGTGCTGATAGTATCAAG GTCGTTAAAACTGGCAAAGCAGTGAAAAGAAATAAGGAAGAACATCGAAAGAAAGTGATTGCCGCCAAATTGGCTTTTGTTAACAAGAAATAA
- the LOC123477587 gene encoding unc-112-related protein-like isoform X1 encodes MISDGHLVGDGSWELKVLVTDLAVERCLRVKGDLHIGGVMLRLVEELDIAADWSDHALWWPTRNCWLSRTRSTLDQYGVQADALLHFTPMHKTLRVQLPDLRYLDCRVDFSVKTFNAVVTLCKELGIRHPEELSFAKPLESDDLRYNYRERESITSHKKRSAANTSADTNTFIGHHGNSTHSSNNSLDNIKATSGCTPVLPNTTINRSPAPVPTPISSPVNSGTWRKNSPYSTPASNGHNVTPSIFDLTANNSLNTTGNTSFSNMDMSLALSPATPSQEARSRLLRPKNLIERARLNVAWLDSSLSIMEQGVREYSTLLLRYKFYSFYDLNPKYDAVRINQIYEQAKWQLLNEEIDCTEEEMLMFGALQLQVNLQSARPQPLSETRDGDDDIDAALSDLQDTLEGTHVHSNTSDITSIPELSDYLRYMKPKRFTLKGFKRYWFVCKDLQLFAFKNKGDSGSGPTHQIPLRGCEVTPDVNLSQDKFGIRLEVPGPDGMSEMWIRCDSEAQYAKWMAACRLAAKGKTMADASYDAEVSSILAFLAMQKPAPAPAINPSSLDIQPDDYVAPRFIRKLKNKSCAGCTGTQADKSVSTRILEAHTNVKDLSLTEAKLNYIKAWQSLPEYGVSLFVVKFMNQRKEELLGVAFNRLMRMEMTTGDHIKTWRYNTMKAWNVNWEVKHMMVQFEEENVIFSCLSADCKVVHEFIGGYIFLSMRSKEANQTLNEELFHKLTGGWS; translated from the exons ATGATTTCCGACGGACATCTCGTCGGGGACGGGAGCTGGGAGCTGAAGGTATTGGTGACTGACTTGGCCGTCGAACGGTGTCTCCGGGTCAAAGGTGACCTACACATTGGCGGTGTTATGCTCCGTCTTGTCGAGGAATTAG ATATTGCTGCTGATTGGTCGGATCATGCGTTATGGTGGCCAACGCGAAACTGCTGGCTATCGAGGACCCGTTCGACGCTGGATCAGTATGGCGTCCAAGCGGATGCCTTATTGCATTTTACGCCCATGCACAAAACGCTCCGTGTTCAGCTGCCAGATCTACGCTATTTGGATTGTCGGGTCGATTTCAGCGTCAAAACGTTCAACGCGGTTGTCACGCTGTGCAAGGAACTCGGCATCAGACATCCGGAAGAATTGTCCTTTGCCAAACCCCTTGAATCGGATGATCTTCGCTACAATTATCGCGAACGTGAATCGATCACGTCGCACAAGAAACGCTCTGCAGCCAACACTTCGGCGGACACCAACACGTTCATCGGCCATCACGGCAATTCGACTCACAGTTCCAACAATAGTCTGGACAACATCAAGGCAACATCCGGATGCACGCCCGTACTACCCAACACGACCATCAATCGATCCCCGGCTCCTGTGCCCACGCCCATTAGCTCACCTGTTAAT TCGGGCACGTGGCGGAAGAATTCACCGTATTCAACTCCGGCTAGCAACGGCCATAATGTGACACCATCTATCTTTGATCTGACTGCCAACAACAGCCTCAACACGACGGGCAACACCAGTTTCTCCAATATGGATATGTCCCTGGCGCTCAGTCCGGCCACGCCCAGTCAGGAAGCGCGGTCCAGGCTTCTTCGGCCCAAAAACTTGATAGAACGTGCCCGCCTTAACGTGGC TTGGCTGGATTCTTCGTTGTCGATTATGGAACAAGGCGTGCGAGAATATAGCACGCTTCTGTTGCGCTACAAATTTTACTCGTTTTACGACCTGAATCCGAAATACGACGCCGTGCGCATCAACCAGATTTACGAACAGGCTAAATGGCAGTTACTCAACGAAGAGATCGATTGCACTGAAGAAGAGATGCTCATGTTTGGCGCTCTTCAGCTTCAAGTTAATTTGCAAAGTGCCCGCCCACAGCCTTTGAGCGAAACTCGTGACGGTGACGACGACATCGACGCTGCCCTCAGCGACCTCCAGGACACGCTGGAAGGGACGCACGTTCACAGCAATACCAGTGACATCACTTCCATACCAGAGTTATCAGATTACCTTCGTTACATGAA GCCCAAACGTTTCACCCTGAAAGGATTCAAACGTTACTGGTTCGTCTGTAAAGATTTACAGCTGTTTGCGTTCAAGAACAAAGGCGATTCAGGTTCTGGGCCAACGCATCAGATCCCATTACGAGGTTGCGAAGTCACGCCGGATGTCAATCTATCACAAGACAAATTTGGCATCCGGTTGGAAGTACCCGGGCCGGATGGCATGTCCGAAATGTGGATCCGGTGCGATTCC GAAGCGCAATACGCGAAATGGATGGCGGCCTGCCGTCTAGCGGCTAAAGGTAAAACAATGGCCGACGCATCGTACGATGCTGAAGTGAGCTCGATTCTGGCCTTCCTGGCGATGCAAAAACCCGCCCCGGCGCCGGCCATTAATCCGTCATCTCTTGACATCCAGCCAGATGACTATGTCGCACCTCGTTTCATCCGCAAACTCAAAAACAAG tcgTGCGCTGGGTGCACTGGAACGCAGGCTGATAAATCG GTTTCGACACGGATCCTGGAAGCTCACACCAACGTCAAAGACTTGTCTTTAACCGAAGCTAAACTGAATTACATTAAAG cTTGGCAATCTTTACCCGAGTACGGTGTCTCGCTGTTTGTCGTGAAATTTATGAACCAGCGTAAAGAGGAGCTTCTGGGCGTGGCTTTTAATCGATTGATGAGGATGGAAATGACGACGGGCGATCACATCAAAACATGGCGTTACAACACAATGAAg GCGTGGAATGTCAACTGGGAAGTGAAGCACATGATGGTGCAGTTTGAAGAGGAGAATGTCATTTTTAGCTGTTTGTCAGCCGATTGCAAAGTGGTGCACGAATTCATCGGTGGTTACATTTTCCTGTCGATGCGTTCCAAAGAAGCCAATCAAACTCTCAATGAAGAGCTCTTCCACAAACTGACTGGCGGCTGGTCTTAA